CCGCGACTGGCAAGGCGCCATCGGCCAAAGTTTGATTCAAGTCAGCATCGGCTTGTAAACTTAGGCTCACTGGTACTTGCCAATCATTCGTTAAAGTCACGGTTTGTTGCCCGCTATAGATTAGCGCTTGATCAGTGACTTCGTTTAACTTAAAGACATTTGGAATGGTTGCTTTGACTTGCCCCGTGGTCACAACTTTTAAAGTCGTCGTAGGGTAAGTCGTCGCATTGGTTTTCAAGAAATCAGCAACATCGCTGGCCTCAATTTGATCTCCGTTAGTCATCGTTTTCGGTAAGACCACTAATTTAACTTGATTCGTCTGTGCTAACGTCGCATAAATGGCTTTGGTTAGTTGCGTGGCATGTGCGGTAGGATCAACCGCACTGCTCTCGGTCACTTGGTCATCAGTTGCGGCTAACGCCGACTTAAAACCGGTTAAGTCTTTGACCGCACCAAGTTCAAAGGTATTAGTCGTTTGCGTTATATCATAGTTATCACTCGCTAACGGTGCGGCTTGCCAAGTTGAACTGTCATTTAATTGATAGAACAACTGATAGTCCGCTTTGTTAGTCGTGACGGTGGTTTTTAACTTAAGTGGTTTAGTCGCCGTCACGGTCCGCGTATCCGTTGCAGTACCGCCACCAGCGGTTGTTTTCCCGGTGGTATCAGCACTCGTCCCGTCCCCCTGATACGCTGTCACCGTCTTTAGTTTCGGGACTCGGACCTGATTAGGGTCAAGTTGATCAATCACATCACTCGAAATATGGGCCACATCAAAGCTACTAGCCATGACCCGCGCCGGTAACATGTTATTTTCAACCAACACATTTTTTCCTGAAATAACATTGCCATAGAAGTATTGGCTCGACCCAACGTTTGAGACCTTGATACTCGCATTGGGTGCCATGATACTGCCAGTAAATAAGTTATTGCTATCGCCTTGATCAGCCGTGAGATAGTTATCGCCGGTCGTCGTCGCATTTGGAAAGTTATTAAGAATATGACTTGAGAGTAATTGGTTAACCGTCGCCTTGGTGCCATCAGAATTCGTGACAGTATCGTTTTGATTGTTAGTAATCACCTTGCCTGTCGTGTCAGTCACGCTAAATTCGTAAGCGCTTCCCCAACTGAACGGCATACTCGTCGTCACCCCTGTCCAATTGACAAAGATGTACGGCGCATACCGGTATGTGGCATAAGCTTGGTCGTCACCGCTGGCACTGCTAGCAGTATCCGTTGCCATATTTTTAATGTTGATTTTGACAGAGCTCGGTTTACCAGAAAAGTTTAAGAAGACCATCGGTGGTTCCGTATCAAAGACACTTTTATAATTGTCGGCTAACGTTATCGTCACACTCGGACTACTGCCACTCAGATCACTATTGGCAGTGACTCCAGTGACGCCCCCATTGGCAATCGTCGCTTGCTTAGTTGTAAAAGAATTATAATAGGAAGAAATACGTTTAATTTGAGCGGCCGCAGCCTTAAAATAATTGGTAGCGTCCGTCGCATCAGCGTCCAACGTCAGGCTGGCACCATCATTTTCTTGGGCATAGTCGGCCAACATGGAAGCTTGATTGTCTTTAAAATAGGTCACATCGCCAACGTTGGCCGCCGCTAAGTGACTAATCAAGGTTTGATAACTTGTCTTTTGACTACTTGTCCAAACATCAGCGGCTTGATGCCGTAGATTATTCGCCACAACCGTATCATCAGTGGCTAACTTGCCAGCATGATTCAAAATATCAAACATATTTTGTCCCTGCGACTTTAACGTACTATCAGTGGCATCATAAGGAATCTCATTGGCAACATACACGGGTGAAAATTGTGACAATTTATTCCACTCAATCCCATTATTATCAATGCCACCATCACGTTCCACAATCTGATTAGCCGCATAGCGCCCCTCTAGCGTCGATATTGGACTCCCACCAATCGTCAGCTTGCCAGCTGCAAAAGCGTTATAGTACGACCCCACACCGAAAACATAATTGCCAACTGACGAATCCGGAAATGGTAACGTGTCGGCTTTAGCTGACAGCTGGCAAAAAACACCACTAAATAGACTAATCAACGCTAAGAGCATAACTGCTAGTTGTTGTCTTTTTTTCATAAGTCCCCACACTTCTGATTGGTTGGAAAATAGTGTTTATAGTTATTTATTTTTTAATACACTCTTCAAATCGTCAAAATGTTGCTTAGCTAAGTCATGTAATTCCTTCAGCTTGATTTGATCAATTTCTGAAAAGGTCATTTCTTCCAACGCAGACTGCCTTTGTGACGCTCTTAAATCTGTATAGACCTGCTCAACATTCCAAGTTTTGATAAAATTAATAATTTTATCGCTGTATGCTAAAACATGTACTGGTTTCCCATATAGCCAACTTAAAATCATGGCATGGTATCGAGTAGCTATCACCGATTCAGCAAATTCAAATTCCTGTAAGGTCGATGAGATATCTTCATAATTAACCACTGAAACGGCCTCATTATTACCAAAATTATTAACTTTCAAACTAGTAGCTGCCTCTAAATCACCATCTTTAACATTTACAGATAACAGGTGTACATCCATACCTAGCTCTAATTGAATACTGATAAACGTTTTTAGTCTATTAAAATACGACTTGACCAGTTCATCGCTAAAACTATTCACTTTTAAATTCATGACATTAACCAGCACATATTGATTATTGAATGGGTTAATATCTTTATTATCTACATCGAGCCCTAATACGACATCTGGCAGTAATTTTTGTTGAACATCTTTATGTTTAAAAAGTTGAAATGACGTTTTATCTCGCCACGTAACTCCCTCTACTGAAGAAAGAAAGTCTTCATACGAACGCATAAAGGTTTCACTGCTGTATGGTCCAAAATTACTGCCAATCACAAAGGTGTGTAAACTAATGGCTTGATTAAACCTGCGATACTTCAATAGATTTGCTGAACCTGCTGTCTCTATAAATATTGA
This genomic window from Lactobacillus sp. CBA3606 contains:
- a CDS encoding polysaccharide pyruvyl transferase family protein, with translation MEKKISISGYFVQNIGDDLFLLVLTQMIPNIEFRILNYSSPDFHEYYEKMTNIKVVKNALIKKLTLFLPTKLLAHLYCLFFKRNDVFVLLGGSIFIETAGSANLLKYRRFNQAISLHTFVIGSNFGPYSSETFMRSYEDFLSSVEGVTWRDKTSFQLFKHKDVQQKLLPDVVLGLDVDNKDINPFNNQYVLVNVMNLKVNSFSDELVKSYFNRLKTFISIQLELGMDVHLLSVNVKDGDLEAATSLKVNNFGNNEAVSVVNYEDISSTLQEFEFAESVIATRYHAMILSWLYGKPVHVLAYSDKIINFIKTWNVEQVYTDLRASQRQSALEEMTFSEIDQIKLKELHDLAKQHFDDLKSVLKNK